From the Drosophila willistoni isolate 14030-0811.24 unplaced genomic scaffold, UCI_dwil_1.1 Seg833, whole genome shotgun sequence genome, one window contains:
- the LOC124462022 gene encoding uncharacterized protein LOC124462022: MLTVQLIMQSGKPLVMNLPISATVYELKAELQSLLNIEPETLEISASDVTCANSDLLIEVAGLGKNKQIKPVVSCYEGNNFVGLILFSLGGEDFADPLVDNSVSDSSIEDSESSVIELSSGSSGGSVQPSTIDCKRGIKRKAQGHEITIETKRIKYVLESSEESLENHSYGDMQEACDMGGCGIKSRPRPVKHEIEMEPDVINGQRPPYVNILPENRPFVVVISSSECEKNFCDLLEEFFGIFKDFRNVRCLDFNEVTPDTEYNGRLYIAAANEDTMDWVAGNVWSMETYQATSLIDFLHLTPARVTWPKVEKCFQAIFELLEQQNADITTEKWAVVSRKDAAPIVTDICPNEQLEFWMDAESVDIIKERCNSLKFCFWIIKFEFCD; encoded by the exons atgTTGACTGTTCAATTGATCATGCAATCCGGAAAG cCATTGGTTATGAACCTCCCAATCTCAGCTACCGTATACGAGCTAAAGGCTGAGCTTCAGAGCCTTCTCAATATTGAGCCGGAAACATTGGAGATTTCTGCATCTGATGTAACGTGTGCCAATTCAGATCTTTTAATAGAAGTTGCTGGTctaggcaaaaacaaacaaattaagccggttgtgtcttgctatgaaggcaacaattttgtgggCTTGATACTATTTTCCCTTGGGGGCGAGGATTTCGCCGATCCATTAGTCGATAATTCAGTGTCAGACTCAAGTATCGAAGATAGTGAATCTTCCGTCATTGAGCTATCCTCGGGATCTAGTGGCGGATCCGTCCAGCCATCCACTATTGATTGCAAGCGAGgtattaaacgaaaagcccaAGGACATGAAATAACCATAGAGACTAAACG GATCAAATATGTTCTCGAATCCAGTGAGGAGAGTCTAGAAAACCACTCGTATGGAGATATGCAGGAGGCATGCGATATGGGAGGCTGCGGAATAAAGTCCCGACCACGCCCGGTTAAACATGAAATCGAAATGGAACCTGATgttataaatggtcagcggcCCCCGTACGTTAACATTCTCCCAGAGAACAGGCCGTTTGTCGTGGTTATATCTTCCTCAGAatgtgagaaaaacttttgcgacctgttggaagagttctttggaatttttaaggatttcaGAAATGTTCGCTGTTTGGATTTCAATGAGGTGACTCCAGACACTGAGTACAATGGGCGGCTGTACATTGCAGCGGCCAATGAGGATACGATGGACTGGGTGGCGGGCAACGTATGGTCCATGGAGACATATCAGGCCACCAGTCTCATAGACTTCCTACACCTGACACCGGCCAGAGTTACATGGCCAAAGGTCGAGAAGTGTTTCCAAGCAATTTTCGAGCTTCTGGAACAGCAGAATGCTGATATTACGACGGAGAAGTGGGCCGTGGTGAGCCGCAAAGATGCAGCCCCCATAGTAACAGATATTTGTCCAAATGAACAGCTTGAGTTCTGGATGGATGCAGAGAGTGTGGACATCATCAAGGAAAGATGCAACAgcctcaaattttgtttttggattatcaaatttgagttttgcgattag